A region from the Mesorhizobium sp. J8 genome encodes:
- a CDS encoding PTS glucitol/sorbitol transporter subunit IIB, producing MAKTYKAVKISKGSTGWGGPLVIEPTDQRNKVVSVTGGGIHPVAQLIADMTGAQAVDGFKSPPIESEMAVVVVDCGGTARCGVYPRKRIPTVNLTPVGQAGPLAQFITEDIYVSGVKPANVTMADGSEVVTTAGGAATMSSSNDTTARAAEPLPSEGGLIGLISSIGRVMGRVVGIFFNSGRRTIDQVVRNVLPFMAFVTMLIGLILYTGIGDVLAQPMGPLANNIVGLLVISAICGLPFLSPILGPGAVIAQVIGVAIIGPQIANGTISPAMALPALFAYNTQVGCDFVPVGLALGEAKPKTIEIGVPAVLISRQIMGPVSVLIAWIVSLIVF from the coding sequence ATGGCCAAGACATACAAGGCAGTAAAGATTTCGAAGGGCTCCACCGGTTGGGGCGGCCCCCTGGTCATCGAGCCGACAGACCAGCGCAACAAGGTCGTGTCGGTGACCGGCGGCGGCATTCATCCGGTGGCGCAGCTCATCGCCGACATGACCGGGGCCCAGGCCGTCGACGGTTTCAAGTCGCCGCCGATCGAAAGCGAGATGGCGGTGGTCGTCGTCGACTGCGGCGGCACCGCGCGCTGCGGCGTCTATCCGCGCAAGCGTATCCCGACCGTCAACCTGACGCCGGTCGGCCAGGCGGGTCCGCTCGCCCAGTTCATAACGGAAGACATCTACGTTTCGGGCGTGAAGCCGGCCAACGTCACAATGGCGGACGGATCCGAAGTGGTCACCACTGCGGGGGGAGCAGCAACGATGAGTTCAAGCAACGACACCACTGCCAGGGCGGCCGAGCCGCTGCCGAGCGAAGGCGGGCTTATCGGCCTGATCAGCTCGATCGGCCGCGTCATGGGGCGCGTCGTCGGCATCTTCTTCAACTCCGGCCGCCGCACCATCGACCAGGTGGTCCGCAACGTGCTGCCCTTCATGGCTTTCGTGACCATGCTGATCGGCCTCATTCTCTATACCGGCATCGGCGACGTGCTGGCGCAGCCGATGGGTCCGCTCGCCAACAACATCGTCGGCCTGTTGGTCATCTCGGCAATCTGCGGCCTGCCGTTCCTGTCGCCCATCCTGGGGCCAGGCGCGGTCATCGCCCAGGTCATCGGCGTCGCCATCATCGGCCCGCAGATCGCCAACGGCACCATCTCGCCCGCAATGGCCCTGCCGGCGCTGTTTGCCTACAACACCCAGGTGGGTTGCGATTTCGTTCCCGTCGGTCTGGCGCTCGGTGAGGCCAAGCCGAAGACGATCGAAATCGGTGTGCCGGCGGTGCTCATCAGCCGCCAGATCATGGGCCCGGTCTCCGTGCTGATCGCATGGATCGTGTCCCTGATCGTGTTCTAA
- a CDS encoding alpha-ketoacid dehydrogenase subunit beta yields the protein MDAAVRELSYAQAIQEAMAIAMDMDERVFLMGEDIGVYGGAFQVTGDLVERYGTDRVIDTPISELGGAGVAVGAAVTGMRPIFEFQFSDFATLGMEQIVNQAAKMRFMLGGEVSVPVVMRFPAGSGTGAAAQHSQSLEAWLGHVPGLKVIQPATPHDAKGMLLAAIADPDPVMIFEHKLLYKMKGHVPEGHYTVPIGKAEIRREGRDLTIVATSIMVQKALDAAAALEGEGIEIEVVDLRTIRPIDRQTVIDSVKKTSRLLCVYEAVKTLGIGAEVSALVAESEAFDYLDAPIVRLGGAETPIPYNPDLEKATVPQVPDIIAAARDLVKGVR from the coding sequence ATGGACGCCGCGGTGCGTGAACTGAGCTACGCCCAGGCGATCCAGGAAGCCATGGCGATCGCCATGGACATGGACGAGCGCGTCTTCCTGATGGGCGAGGATATCGGCGTCTATGGCGGCGCGTTCCAGGTGACGGGCGATCTGGTCGAGCGCTACGGCACCGACCGGGTGATCGACACGCCGATTTCCGAACTGGGCGGGGCCGGCGTCGCGGTGGGCGCGGCCGTAACCGGCATGCGGCCGATCTTCGAATTCCAGTTCTCGGATTTCGCCACGCTCGGCATGGAGCAGATCGTCAACCAGGCGGCCAAGATGCGCTTCATGCTCGGCGGCGAGGTCTCGGTGCCGGTGGTGATGCGTTTCCCGGCTGGCTCCGGCACGGGTGCCGCCGCGCAGCACAGCCAAAGCTTGGAGGCCTGGCTCGGCCATGTGCCCGGCCTCAAGGTCATCCAGCCGGCGACGCCGCACGATGCCAAGGGCATGCTGTTGGCGGCAATCGCCGATCCGGACCCGGTCATGATCTTCGAGCACAAGCTGCTCTACAAGATGAAGGGGCATGTGCCGGAAGGCCACTACACCGTTCCGATCGGCAAGGCCGAGATCCGCCGCGAGGGCCGCGACCTCACCATCGTCGCGACATCGATCATGGTGCAGAAGGCGCTCGACGCCGCGGCCGCGCTCGAAGGCGAAGGTATCGAGATCGAAGTGGTCGATCTGCGCACGATCCGTCCGATCGACAGGCAGACCGTGATCGACAGCGTGAAGAAAACCTCGCGCCTGCTCTGCGTCTACGAGGCGGTGAAGACGCTCGGGATCGGCGCGGAAGTGAGCGCGCTGGTCGCCGAAAGCGAGGCCTTCGACTACCTCGATGCGCCGATCGTGCGCCTCGGCGGCGCCGAAACGCCCATCCCCTATAATCCGGACCTGGAAAAGGCGACGGTGCCGCAGGTTCCCGACATCATCGCCGCCGCGCGCGACCTGGTGAAAGGGGTTCGCTGA
- a CDS encoding PTS glucitol/sorbitol transporter subunit IIA, with protein sequence MSVLLKTRVTAIGPEVADLAEGGVVILFADGSPPELAEVSVLHKTEEGPSDNGPAKGASITVGPVSAVITAVGDTAWSKVREMGHVVISFNGASEAERPGEVCASEVDTGALVTALTPGAVITIAA encoded by the coding sequence ATGTCGGTTCTTCTCAAGACACGGGTCACGGCAATAGGACCCGAAGTGGCGGACCTCGCCGAGGGCGGCGTGGTCATCCTGTTCGCGGATGGCTCGCCTCCCGAACTGGCCGAGGTCTCCGTGCTGCACAAGACGGAAGAGGGTCCGAGCGATAACGGGCCAGCGAAAGGCGCGTCGATCACGGTCGGGCCGGTTTCGGCTGTTATAACGGCTGTCGGCGACACGGCGTGGAGCAAGGTCCGTGAAATGGGCCATGTCGTGATCTCCTTCAATGGAGCGTCCGAGGCCGAAAGGCCGGGCGAGGTTTGCGCATCCGAGGTCGATACCGGAGCGCTCGTGACAGCCCTGACACCAGGCGCTGTCATCACCATCGCCGCCTGA
- a CDS encoding HAD family hydrolase, with the protein MAQARLIIFDCDGVLVDSEPLAAKAYERVYEKHGMPGVHGGIIAQCIGLKQADIIVKIKELTGHQFPPAADGDIWAETKLLFSEELKPTPGIVPFISSLAGDRCVASGSSVERINHSLSVTGLSRFFGEAIFSSYMVKNGKPAPDIFLYAAEKMGAKPADCVVIEDSPFGVQGAVAAGMIAIGYTGGGHTYPEHGARLRAAGADLVCADWHDVSRKLAKLGVPA; encoded by the coding sequence GTGGCGCAAGCTAGACTGATTATTTTCGATTGCGATGGCGTTCTCGTCGACAGCGAACCGCTGGCCGCCAAGGCCTATGAGCGCGTTTACGAGAAACACGGCATGCCCGGCGTCCATGGCGGCATCATCGCGCAATGCATCGGCTTGAAACAGGCGGACATCATCGTAAAGATCAAGGAACTGACCGGTCACCAATTCCCCCCGGCGGCCGACGGCGACATCTGGGCCGAGACCAAGCTGTTGTTTTCTGAAGAGCTGAAGCCAACGCCGGGAATCGTGCCCTTTATCAGCAGCCTCGCCGGCGATCGCTGCGTCGCCTCGGGCTCGTCAGTCGAACGTATCAACCACAGCCTGTCCGTAACCGGGCTTTCACGCTTCTTCGGCGAGGCGATCTTCTCTTCCTATATGGTGAAGAACGGCAAGCCGGCGCCCGACATCTTCCTCTACGCCGCCGAGAAGATGGGCGCGAAGCCGGCCGACTGCGTCGTGATCGAGGATTCGCCATTTGGCGTCCAGGGCGCAGTTGCGGCCGGCATGATCGCGATCGGCTATACGGGCGGCGGCCACACCTATCCCGAGCACGGCGCGCGGCTGAGAGCCGCCGGCGCAGACCTTGTTTGCGCCGACTGGCACGACGTCAGCCGGAAGTTGGCCAAGCTGGGCGTGCCGGCCTAA
- a CDS encoding DUF930 domain-containing protein, producing MNGKMREWFRNWRWALAASLFLHALIAAFLFLGFPRPDQLPDQQEQPVNVAIVPPPDQPKPKPAPKPPEPTPEKKAEKPPEQAVQKPPPPEPPKPRDIPVLKRVFQYGEKDTGPQKSPDGGSAPANAPSPAKDEPAKPPVASQPAPSQPTPPAAPEQQADTNKAQEKPVTAAPDEKPAQSEEKQADEGTDKPQPEKQEAAPQNAEKEAAEAPKPLAAQAGDKPAPAEKARPKPSRATKFKSARALRAPSANSRRSSPADREVAGSPIYSGLPGVRKLYSPGATGNALATSSMENVPRDQRVANLCANVLNQELQSADYAPKWLPTIPLKQGNVLNPTQTAFSTTTQWYDLSFRCEVDADATRVLSFNFRVGGLVPPAEWTRRRFPSLR from the coding sequence ATGAACGGCAAGATGCGGGAATGGTTTCGGAATTGGCGATGGGCCCTGGCCGCATCGCTGTTTCTGCATGCCCTGATCGCAGCGTTCTTGTTCCTGGGTTTTCCGAGACCCGACCAGTTGCCGGATCAGCAGGAACAGCCGGTCAATGTCGCGATCGTGCCGCCGCCCGATCAGCCAAAGCCGAAGCCTGCTCCAAAGCCGCCGGAGCCGACACCTGAAAAGAAGGCCGAGAAGCCACCTGAGCAGGCTGTGCAAAAGCCGCCGCCTCCAGAGCCGCCGAAACCGCGGGACATCCCGGTTCTCAAGCGCGTTTTCCAATATGGCGAGAAGGATACCGGCCCGCAGAAATCTCCCGACGGCGGCAGCGCGCCAGCCAACGCGCCGTCGCCGGCCAAGGATGAACCCGCCAAGCCCCCTGTCGCATCGCAGCCCGCGCCAAGCCAGCCCACTCCGCCTGCGGCACCCGAACAGCAGGCGGACACCAACAAGGCTCAAGAGAAGCCGGTAACGGCCGCACCGGACGAAAAACCCGCGCAAAGCGAGGAGAAGCAGGCGGACGAGGGCACCGATAAACCGCAACCGGAAAAGCAGGAGGCAGCTCCGCAAAACGCAGAAAAGGAAGCTGCCGAAGCGCCAAAGCCGTTGGCGGCCCAAGCCGGCGACAAGCCTGCGCCGGCCGAAAAGGCCAGGCCTAAGCCTTCCAGGGCGACGAAGTTTAAATCCGCAAGAGCTTTGAGAGCGCCAAGCGCGAACTCGAGAAGGTCAAGCCCCGCCGACAGAGAGGTCGCGGGATCGCCGATCTATTCCGGCCTGCCGGGCGTCAGAAAGCTTTACTCGCCGGGTGCGACCGGCAACGCGCTGGCCACAAGCTCGATGGAAAACGTGCCGCGCGATCAGCGCGTCGCCAATCTTTGCGCCAACGTCCTGAACCAGGAATTGCAGAGCGCCGACTACGCGCCGAAATGGCTGCCGACCATCCCGCTGAAGCAGGGCAATGTTCTCAATCCAACGCAGACGGCCTTCAGCACCACAACCCAATGGTACGATCTGAGCTTCCGCTGCGAGGTCGACGCCGATGCGACGAGGGTCCTGTCCTTCAACTTCCGTGTGGGGGGATTGGTCCCGCCCGCTGAGTGGACCCGGCGTCGCTTCCCAAGTCTTCGCTAG
- a CDS encoding YbaK/EbsC family protein: MSLESVRAFFAEHAPDVEVIVTEASSATVALAAEAHGVTPAQIAKTICLRVGDETMLVVTSGVARLDNRKFKDRIGGKPRMLGAEEVLAVTSHPPGGVCPFGLPAPLPIYCDLSLRPFDEVVPAAGATNAAVRIAPQRMADLVGAVWVDVCQ; the protein is encoded by the coding sequence ATGAGCTTGGAATCGGTTCGCGCCTTCTTTGCCGAGCACGCGCCGGACGTGGAGGTCATCGTCACTGAGGCAAGCTCGGCCACTGTCGCGCTGGCGGCGGAGGCGCATGGCGTGACGCCGGCGCAGATCGCCAAGACCATCTGCCTGCGCGTCGGAGACGAGACCATGCTGGTCGTGACCAGCGGCGTCGCCCGGCTCGACAATCGCAAATTCAAGGACAGGATAGGCGGCAAGCCGCGCATGCTCGGCGCGGAGGAGGTGCTGGCCGTCACCAGCCATCCGCCGGGCGGCGTCTGCCCGTTCGGCCTGCCGGCGCCGCTGCCGATCTATTGCGACTTGTCGCTCAGGCCTTTCGACGAAGTCGTTCCCGCTGCCGGCGCCACCAATGCCGCGGTGCGCATCGCGCCGCAGCGCATGGCCGACCTGGTCGGCGCCGTGTGGGTCGACGTTTGCCAGTAA
- a CDS encoding pyruvate dehydrogenase complex dihydrolipoamide acetyltransferase — protein sequence MPTEVILPKVDMDMATGQISRWFAEEGARVKKGDVLFEIETDKAAMEIDAPASGTLRNITGKERVDIPVGEPVAWIYADDELYEAKQGGMSAQPTEGGAVSPVSHSVASPSGLPAISPTRGEINESQGERATPLARRLAREAGLTIAEIQGSGPRGRVVRADVEAAVAAKGAATPVQPPAGIPVEVPSAPAPAPKPMSDDQVLKLFTEGSYELVPHDNMRKTIARRLVEAKSTIPHFYLTLDCELDALLALRTQLNAAAPMRKTDKGEVPAYKLSVNDMVIKAMAMALMAVPDANASWTENAMVKHKHADVGVAVSIPGGLITPIIRHADEKTLSVISNEMKDLASRARSRKLKPEEYQGGTTAVSNLGMFGIKDFAAVINPPHATILAVGAGEERAVVKKGEIRIATMMSVTLSTDHRAVDGALGAELLGAFKRMIENPMGMLV from the coding sequence ATGCCGACCGAAGTCATTCTTCCCAAGGTCGACATGGACATGGCGACCGGACAGATCTCGCGCTGGTTCGCCGAGGAGGGCGCTCGCGTCAAGAAGGGGGACGTGCTCTTCGAGATCGAGACCGACAAGGCGGCGATGGAGATCGACGCGCCGGCCAGCGGCACGCTGCGCAACATCACCGGCAAGGAGCGCGTCGACATTCCGGTCGGCGAGCCCGTCGCCTGGATTTATGCCGACGACGAGCTTTATGAGGCCAAGCAGGGGGGAATGTCGGCGCAGCCGACGGAGGGGGGCGCTGTCTCGCCAGTCTCTCATTCCGTCGCGTCCCCCTCTGGCCTGCCGGCCATCTCCCCCACGAGGGGGGAGATCAACGAATCGCAGGGCGAGCGCGCGACGCCGCTGGCACGCCGCTTGGCTCGTGAAGCCGGTCTTACGATAGCCGAAATACAAGGCAGCGGTCCGCGCGGCCGCGTCGTGCGCGCCGACGTTGAAGCCGCAGTCGCCGCGAAAGGCGCGGCCACCCCTGTCCAGCCGCCCGCCGGGATTCCGGTAGAAGTCCCATCGGCTCCGGCGCCCGCGCCGAAGCCGATGTCGGACGATCAGGTGCTGAAGCTGTTTACCGAAGGCTCCTACGAGCTTGTGCCGCACGACAACATGCGCAAGACCATCGCGCGCCGGCTGGTCGAGGCGAAGAGCACGATCCCGCATTTCTATCTGACGCTGGACTGCGAGCTCGATGCGCTGCTTGCGCTGCGCACGCAGCTCAATGCCGCGGCCCCGATGCGCAAGACCGACAAGGGCGAGGTTCCGGCCTACAAGCTCTCTGTCAACGACATGGTCATCAAGGCGATGGCCATGGCGCTGATGGCGGTGCCGGATGCCAATGCGTCCTGGACCGAGAACGCCATGGTCAAGCACAAGCATGCCGATGTCGGCGTTGCCGTGTCGATCCCCGGCGGCCTGATCACGCCCATCATCCGGCATGCGGATGAAAAGACGCTGTCGGTGATCTCCAACGAGATGAAGGACCTTGCCAGCCGCGCCAGGAGCCGCAAGCTGAAGCCGGAAGAATATCAGGGCGGCACGACGGCGGTGTCGAATCTCGGCATGTTCGGCATCAAGGACTTTGCCGCCGTCATCAACCCGCCGCATGCGACGATCCTTGCGGTCGGCGCGGGCGAGGAGCGCGCTGTGGTGAAGAAGGGCGAGATCAGAATAGCGACCATGATGTCGGTGACGCTGTCGACCGACCATCGTGCCGTCGACGGCGCGCTCGGCGCGGAACTGCTCGGCGCCTTCAAGCGCATGATCGAAAACCCGATGGGCATGCTGGTGTAA
- a CDS encoding thiamine pyrophosphate-dependent dehydrogenase E1 component subunit alpha yields MAGASKAVADSRANLPFVYRQYSPEQLRQVLHKMYLIRRFEEGAEECYMRGLIHGTMHLSIGQEASAMGICMPLAEDDQITSTHRGHGHCIAKGAEVSRMFAEFFGKTTGYCKGRGGSMHIADVAKGNLGANGIVAGGIPIAVGAALSSKMMKTGKVVVSFFGDGANNEGAFHEALNMAAIWKLPVIFVCENNGYGMSTSTARSTAVKNIAERAAAYSMPGVIVNGNIFSEVAEASFKAVERARAGEGPTLIESKTYRHRGHSKSDRNRYRTKEEIEDWMANRDPITLFETELRDFGFIDDQGIQAIRDAVAKEIADGIEFAKASPAPEIATLQNYVYTEQA; encoded by the coding sequence ATGGCTGGAGCCAGCAAAGCCGTCGCGGATAGCCGGGCCAACCTGCCTTTCGTCTATCGCCAGTACAGTCCAGAGCAACTGAGACAGGTTCTTCACAAGATGTACCTCATCCGCCGCTTCGAAGAGGGGGCGGAAGAGTGCTACATGCGCGGCCTCATCCACGGCACCATGCACCTGTCGATCGGCCAGGAGGCCAGCGCCATGGGCATCTGCATGCCGCTCGCCGAGGATGACCAGATCACCTCGACGCATCGCGGCCATGGCCATTGCATCGCCAAGGGCGCGGAGGTCAGCCGCATGTTCGCCGAGTTCTTCGGCAAGACCACCGGCTACTGCAAGGGCAGGGGCGGCTCCATGCACATCGCCGATGTCGCCAAGGGCAATCTCGGCGCCAACGGCATCGTTGCCGGCGGCATTCCGATCGCGGTGGGCGCCGCGCTTTCGTCCAAGATGATGAAGACCGGCAAGGTCGTGGTCTCCTTCTTCGGCGACGGCGCCAACAACGAGGGCGCCTTCCACGAGGCGCTGAACATGGCGGCGATCTGGAAGCTGCCGGTGATCTTCGTGTGCGAGAACAACGGCTACGGCATGTCGACCTCGACGGCGCGCTCGACCGCGGTGAAGAACATCGCCGAGCGGGCGGCCGCCTATTCGATGCCGGGCGTCATCGTCAACGGCAACATCTTCTCCGAGGTCGCCGAGGCGTCCTTCAAGGCGGTCGAGCGGGCGCGTGCGGGCGAGGGGCCGACGCTGATCGAATCCAAGACCTACCGCCACCGCGGCCATTCCAAGAGCGACCGCAACCGCTACCGCACCAAGGAAGAGATCGAGGATTGGATGGCGAACCGCGATCCGATCACGCTCTTCGAGACGGAGCTGCGCGATTTCGGCTTCATCGACGACCAGGGCATCCAGGCGATCCGCGACGCGGTCGCCAAGGAGATCGCCGACGGCATCGAGTTCGCCAAGGCGAGCCCGGCGCCGGAGATCGCCACCCTTCAGAACTATGTTTACACGGAGCAAGCCTGA
- a CDS encoding PTS glucitol/sorbitol transporter subunit IIC, translating to MSVITLLAQHADLAVHNLHVAGTMVSDAAWHGKLGVEHATDHLVVLAQATTDNAPVTADQLKEQLKNVQQEEQLGWLTAIGKYFIGIFQKGGEVFAGFVTGIIPTLVVLMTAFYAVTELVGEERVHGLARGAGRIALTRYTVLPVLSVFFLTNPMAYTFGSFLEEKHKPAFYDAAVSYVHPPLGLFPHINPGEYFVWGGMLVALLDLEKRGVIANGYHVKVAIWYAIVGLVVILLKGILTERITAIMARRQGVEL from the coding sequence ATGTCTGTAATTACATTATTGGCGCAGCATGCGGACCTCGCGGTGCATAACCTGCATGTCGCAGGCACCATGGTCTCGGATGCTGCCTGGCACGGCAAGCTCGGCGTCGAGCATGCCACCGATCATCTCGTGGTCCTGGCGCAGGCGACGACCGACAACGCGCCGGTCACCGCCGACCAGCTGAAGGAACAGCTGAAGAACGTGCAGCAGGAAGAGCAGCTCGGCTGGCTGACCGCCATCGGCAAATACTTCATCGGCATCTTCCAGAAAGGCGGCGAAGTGTTCGCCGGCTTCGTCACCGGCATTATTCCGACGCTGGTGGTGCTGATGACCGCCTTCTACGCCGTCACCGAGCTGGTCGGCGAGGAGCGCGTCCACGGCCTGGCGCGCGGCGCGGGCCGCATCGCGCTGACCCGCTATACCGTGCTGCCGGTGCTGTCGGTGTTCTTCCTCACCAACCCGATGGCCTACACCTTCGGGTCCTTCCTCGAAGAAAAGCACAAGCCTGCCTTCTATGACGCGGCGGTTTCTTACGTGCATCCGCCGCTCGGCCTCTTCCCGCACATCAATCCCGGCGAATATTTCGTCTGGGGCGGCATGCTGGTCGCGTTGCTCGACCTCGAGAAGCGGGGCGTCATCGCCAACGGCTATCACGTCAAGGTGGCCATCTGGTATGCCATCGTCGGCCTCGTCGTCATCCTGCTGAAGGGCATCTTGACCGAGCGCATCACGGCCATCATGGCACGCCGCCAGGGCGTCGAGCTCTAA
- a CDS encoding NAD(P)H-dependent oxidoreductase translates to MASNISLTGLARDLEERAKSGKPIRIGLIGSGEMGTDIVTRVAHMSGIEIGAISELNLPAASKAVDIAFQETGHAREASNASAMTAAMEAGKIAVTNDSSLIIGNDLIDVVIDATGVPAVGAEIGLRAMEHGKHLVMMNVEADVTIGAYLKSEADRLGVTYSLGAGDEPSSCMELIEFVSAMGHPIVAAGKGKNNPLNIDATPPDYEEEAKRRHMNVRMLVEFVDGSKTMVEMAAIANATGLVPDKPGMHGPAATLGELSKVLVPEKDGGVLSKVGVVDYSIGKGVAPGVFVVADMSHPRISERMEDLKMGKGPYFTFHRPYHLTSLEVPLTCARVVLYGKADMVPLAKPVAEVCAVAKKDLKPGDKLDAIGEYCYRAWIMTAPEAHAARAIPCGLLQGGSVTAPIKKGELITYANAAPAPGSKIAELRARQDKLVYGAVEA, encoded by the coding sequence ATGGCGTCCAATATTTCGTTGACGGGCCTTGCCCGCGATCTTGAGGAGCGAGCCAAGTCCGGCAAGCCTATCCGCATCGGCCTGATCGGCTCCGGCGAAATGGGCACCGACATCGTTACCCGCGTCGCCCATATGTCCGGCATCGAGATCGGTGCCATCTCAGAATTGAATCTCCCCGCAGCCAGCAAGGCCGTCGATATCGCTTTCCAGGAAACCGGACACGCGCGGGAAGCGTCGAACGCGTCGGCCATGACCGCTGCCATGGAGGCCGGCAAGATCGCCGTCACCAACGATTCCAGCCTGATCATCGGCAATGACCTCATCGACGTGGTCATCGACGCAACCGGCGTTCCGGCCGTCGGCGCAGAGATCGGCCTGCGCGCCATGGAGCACGGCAAGCATCTGGTGATGATGAATGTCGAGGCGGACGTCACCATCGGCGCCTATTTGAAGAGCGAAGCCGACCGCCTCGGTGTGACCTATTCGCTGGGCGCCGGCGACGAGCCGTCTTCCTGCATGGAACTGATCGAGTTCGTCTCTGCCATGGGTCACCCGATCGTCGCCGCCGGCAAGGGGAAGAACAACCCACTCAACATCGACGCCACGCCTCCCGACTATGAGGAGGAGGCAAAGCGCCGGCATATGAATGTGCGCATGCTGGTCGAATTTGTCGACGGTTCGAAGACCATGGTCGAGATGGCGGCGATCGCCAACGCGACCGGGCTGGTTCCCGACAAGCCCGGCATGCATGGCCCCGCGGCCACGCTCGGCGAATTGTCGAAGGTGCTGGTGCCCGAGAAGGACGGCGGCGTGCTGTCGAAAGTCGGCGTCGTCGACTACTCGATCGGCAAGGGCGTGGCGCCCGGCGTCTTCGTCGTGGCTGACATGTCGCATCCGCGCATTTCGGAGCGCATGGAAGACCTGAAGATGGGCAAGGGTCCGTATTTCACCTTCCATCGCCCCTATCACCTGACCTCCCTGGAAGTGCCGCTGACCTGCGCCCGCGTCGTGCTTTACGGCAAGGCCGACATGGTGCCGCTGGCCAAGCCCGTGGCCGAGGTCTGCGCGGTCGCCAAGAAGGATTTGAAGCCGGGCGACAAGCTCGATGCCATCGGCGAATATTGCTACCGCGCCTGGATCATGACGGCGCCGGAAGCCCATGCGGCACGCGCGATCCCTTGCGGCCTGCTGCAGGGCGGCTCCGTCACGGCGCCCATCAAGAAAGGCGAGCTCATCACCTACGCCAACGCGGCGCCCGCGCCGGGTTCGAAGATCGCCGAGCTGCGCGCCCGCCAGGACAAGCTCGTCTACGGCGCTGTGGAGGCGTGA
- a CDS encoding transcriptional regulator GutM — protein MAIWQWALLLLFVVWALQSLGVWLQMRHYSDVFKGVTAQYKDGFVGAGNFRGRLAKGTIALIVVTPDLIVRRMMVMSGRSVLTKFKRHEEFEGIPLDRLRSNPAIMGEGEPGVAEAVKRAIEQIDRARSEPGKKPGLSGLNVARA, from the coding sequence ATGGCCATCTGGCAGTGGGCGCTGCTTCTGCTGTTTGTTGTCTGGGCGCTGCAATCGCTCGGTGTCTGGCTGCAGATGCGGCATTATTCGGACGTCTTCAAAGGTGTCACGGCCCAGTACAAGGACGGCTTCGTCGGCGCGGGCAATTTCCGCGGGCGGCTGGCCAAGGGCACGATTGCGCTGATCGTCGTGACCCCGGATCTCATCGTGCGGCGCATGATGGTCATGAGCGGCCGTTCGGTGCTGACCAAGTTCAAGCGGCATGAAGAATTCGAGGGCATCCCCCTCGATCGACTCCGGTCCAACCCTGCGATCATGGGGGAGGGGGAACCCGGTGTGGCCGAGGCCGTGAAACGGGCGATCGAGCAGATCGACCGCGCGCGGTCGGAGCCTGGGAAGAAGCCGGGCCTGTCCGGCTTGAACGTAGCAAGGGCATAA